The Streptomyces sp. HUAS CB01 genome has a segment encoding these proteins:
- a CDS encoding NADPH-dependent F420 reductase gives MKIGIIGAGNIGGNLTRRLTALGHDVSVANSRGPQTLTALVEETGATAADAKDAARDAEVVVVTVPLKRVPDLPSGLFEGAADGFVVIDTGNYYPRERDGRIPEIEDGGLTESRWTESHVGHPVVKAFNGTYAQDLLERPRPAGDPERMALPVAGDDERAKRVVRALIDELGFDTVDAGGIDDSWRQQPGTPVYGLRAGAEAVGKALAEASPERPAAFRG, from the coding sequence ATGAAGATCGGCATCATCGGAGCGGGCAACATCGGCGGGAACCTCACCCGGAGGCTGACCGCCCTGGGCCACGACGTCTCGGTGGCCAACTCCCGGGGTCCGCAGACCCTGACCGCACTCGTCGAGGAGACCGGAGCCACCGCGGCCGACGCGAAGGACGCGGCTCGCGACGCCGAGGTCGTCGTGGTCACCGTGCCGCTCAAGAGGGTCCCGGACCTGCCGTCGGGCCTGTTCGAGGGCGCCGCCGACGGCTTCGTCGTGATCGACACCGGCAACTACTACCCCAGGGAGCGCGACGGCCGCATCCCGGAGATCGAGGACGGGGGACTCACCGAGAGCCGCTGGACCGAGAGCCACGTGGGCCACCCCGTCGTCAAGGCCTTCAACGGCACCTACGCACAGGACCTCCTCGAACGCCCCCGGCCCGCGGGTGACCCCGAGCGCATGGCCCTGCCCGTCGCCGGGGACGACGAACGGGCCAAGCGCGTCGTCCGCGCCCTGATCGACGAGCTCGGCTTCGACACGGTCGACGCCGGCGGCATCGACGACTCCTGGCGTCAGCAGCCCGGTACCCCCGTGTACGGCCTGCGCGCCGGGGCGGAGGCGGTGGGCAAGGCCCTGGCCGAGGCGTCCCCCGAACGTCCGGCGGCCTTCCGGGGGTGA
- a CDS encoding TetR/AcrR family transcriptional regulator, whose product MARQSYHHGDLRRAFLDAAVEVIGESGPGAMSLRELSRRTGVSHAASQHHFGDKAGLLTAVACQGYELLADALSRAGDELLDVGVAYVNFAVTHRAHFEVMFRPNLYHADAPEVRAARERAGLVLAGGLGRMPAGPGPASPHASTAAWSIVHGFATLWLAGALPDTLGDDPEAAARPVIKLLFDHGG is encoded by the coding sequence ATGGCGCGTCAGTCCTATCACCACGGTGACCTGCGCAGGGCGTTCCTGGACGCGGCGGTCGAGGTGATCGGCGAGTCCGGTCCGGGTGCCATGAGCCTGCGGGAGTTGTCCCGTCGGACAGGGGTCTCGCACGCCGCGTCGCAGCACCATTTCGGGGACAAGGCCGGGCTGCTGACCGCGGTGGCGTGCCAGGGGTACGAACTCCTCGCCGACGCGCTGAGCCGGGCCGGTGACGAACTCCTGGACGTGGGCGTGGCCTACGTGAACTTCGCCGTGACGCACCGGGCGCACTTCGAGGTGATGTTCCGGCCGAACCTCTACCACGCCGACGCCCCGGAGGTGCGTGCCGCGCGTGAGCGGGCCGGTCTGGTCCTCGCTGGCGGACTGGGGCGGATGCCCGCCGGACCGGGCCCCGCGTCCCCGCACGCGTCCACGGCGGCGTGGTCGATCGTGCACGGCTTCGCCACGCTGTGGCTGGCCGGTGCTCTGCCCGACACCCTGGGGGACGACCCCGAGGCGGCCGCACGACCGGTGATCAAGCTCCTCTTCGACCACGGCGGGTAG
- a CDS encoding S8 family peptidase produces MPTPLISSRLRRPLVAAAAVGAALLTAVPASAAPAAPAAPAAASASAAPAAPQAVWAAGTRAYLVITAPGDTSAVRNAVTANGGTVFAHHDAIGVIVAHSASSAFAGTMRGVAGVQQVGATRTSDVPADAYNPALPATPSQSPTTLTESNRWDMTQIKADKAWAVSTGSSSVKVGVLDTGVDDLHQDIAPNFNAADSVSCAYGRPDTRAGAWRDIGDHGTHVAGTIAAAKNGKGVIGVAPGVRISSVRIAEPTTSMFFAENTICGFMWAGDHGFKVTNNSYYTDPWMFNCPDDADQAAIIEGVKRAQQYAEGKGSLQVAAAGNSNYDLANKRTDTSSPNDSTPVTRTITNACIDIPTELPGVVTVAAMGNGNVKASYSNLGRNIIDVAAPGGDGASGVYSTLPGGKYGNMNGTSMASPHVAGVAALLASTDPSATPADLRARLAAQANDTACPSDSRCTGTTANNAFFGEGQVDALKAVGGTPPPARYFENTADVAVNDNATVESPITVTGVAGNAPSALKVGVDIKHTYRGDLVLSLVAPDGSVYLLEDVPDGDGADNVVKTYTVNASSEAAAGTWKLRVRDTAAQDTGRIDAWNLTF; encoded by the coding sequence TTGCCTACCCCCCTCATATCCAGCCGCCTGAGACGTCCGCTCGTGGCGGCCGCCGCCGTCGGCGCCGCTCTGCTGACGGCCGTCCCCGCGAGTGCCGCGCCGGCCGCGCCGGCCGCGCCCGCGGCGGCGAGCGCGTCCGCGGCGCCCGCCGCGCCGCAGGCCGTCTGGGCCGCCGGGACCCGCGCGTACCTGGTGATCACCGCCCCCGGTGACACGTCCGCCGTGCGCAACGCCGTCACCGCCAACGGCGGGACGGTCTTCGCGCACCACGACGCCATCGGCGTGATCGTGGCGCACTCCGCGTCGTCGGCGTTCGCCGGCACCATGCGCGGCGTCGCCGGGGTGCAGCAGGTCGGTGCGACCCGCACCTCGGACGTCCCCGCGGACGCGTACAACCCCGCGCTGCCCGCGACCCCGTCGCAGTCGCCGACCACTCTCACCGAGTCCAACCGCTGGGACATGACCCAGATCAAGGCGGACAAGGCGTGGGCGGTCAGCACCGGTTCCTCCTCGGTCAAGGTCGGTGTCCTCGACACCGGCGTCGACGACCTGCACCAGGACATCGCGCCCAACTTCAACGCGGCCGACTCGGTCTCCTGCGCCTACGGCCGGCCCGACACCCGCGCGGGTGCCTGGCGCGACATCGGCGACCACGGGACACACGTCGCGGGCACCATCGCCGCGGCGAAGAACGGCAAGGGCGTCATCGGTGTCGCTCCCGGTGTGCGGATCTCCTCCGTCCGTATCGCCGAACCCACCACGAGCATGTTCTTCGCCGAGAACACCATCTGCGGCTTCATGTGGGCCGGTGACCACGGCTTCAAGGTCACCAACAACAGCTACTACACCGATCCGTGGATGTTCAACTGCCCGGACGACGCCGACCAGGCCGCGATCATCGAGGGCGTGAAGCGGGCCCAGCAGTACGCGGAGGGCAAGGGCTCGCTCCAGGTCGCCGCCGCCGGCAACTCCAACTACGACCTGGCGAACAAGCGGACCGACACCTCCAGCCCCAACGACTCGACGCCGGTGACCCGCACCATCACCAACGCGTGCATCGACATCCCGACCGAGCTGCCCGGCGTCGTCACGGTCGCGGCGATGGGCAACGGCAACGTCAAGGCGTCGTACTCCAACCTCGGACGGAACATCATCGACGTCGCCGCCCCCGGTGGTGACGGTGCGTCAGGGGTGTACTCCACCCTCCCGGGCGGCAAGTACGGCAACATGAACGGCACGTCGATGGCCTCCCCGCACGTGGCGGGCGTCGCCGCGCTGCTGGCGAGCACCGACCCGAGCGCGACGCCGGCCGATCTGCGTGCCCGCCTTGCCGCACAGGCCAACGACACCGCCTGCCCCTCCGACAGCCGCTGCACGGGCACGACCGCCAACAACGCCTTCTTCGGCGAGGGTCAGGTCGACGCGCTGAAGGCGGTCGGCGGCACGCCGCCCCCGGCCCGCTACTTCGAGAACACCGCCGACGTGGCCGTGAACGACAACGCCACCGTCGAGTCCCCGATCACCGTGACCGGTGTCGCGGGCAACGCCCCCTCCGCGCTCAAGGTCGGTGTGGACATCAAGCACACCTACCGCGGTGACCTGGTGCTGTCCCTCGTCGCCCCCGACGGCTCGGTGTACCTGCTCGAGGACGTCCCGGACGGTGACGGGGCCGACAACGTCGTGAAGACGTACACGGTGAACGCCTCCTCGGAGGCGGCCGCCGGCACCTGGAAGCTGCGCGTACGGGACACCGCCGCCCAGGACACGGGCCGGATCGACGCCTGGAACCTCACCTTCTAG
- a CDS encoding NAD(P)-dependent oxidoreductase gives MDTDVGFVGLGIMGQPMALNLVRSGRPLVVWNRSAARCEPLRAAGARVAAGPSEVFARSGVVLMMLADGPAIDFVLGRGTPEFAANVEGRTIVHMGTTSPEYSQGLESDVRAAGGRYVEAPVSGSRGPAEAGRLVAMLAGEGAAVEAVRPLLRPMCQETFVCGTAPGALLMKLAVNLFLITMVTGLTEAYHFADRHGLDRERFLAVLDAGPMASGVSRMKALKLRERDFEAQAAAVDVLKNNHLIAEAARTSGLASPLLDVCHSLFGETVALGHGASDMIAVLRAIEGRTEAEPPR, from the coding sequence GTGGACACGGATGTGGGCTTCGTGGGGCTCGGCATCATGGGGCAGCCCATGGCCCTCAACCTGGTGCGGTCGGGCCGGCCACTCGTCGTCTGGAACCGCAGCGCCGCCCGGTGCGAGCCGTTGCGCGCGGCGGGCGCCCGGGTCGCGGCAGGGCCCTCCGAGGTCTTCGCCCGGTCCGGAGTGGTGCTGATGATGCTGGCGGACGGACCGGCGATCGACTTCGTACTGGGCCGCGGGACACCGGAGTTCGCCGCGAACGTCGAGGGGCGCACGATCGTCCACATGGGGACGACGTCCCCCGAGTACTCCCAGGGTCTCGAGTCCGATGTGCGCGCCGCCGGCGGACGCTACGTCGAGGCGCCGGTCTCCGGTTCCCGGGGGCCGGCGGAGGCCGGGCGGCTCGTGGCGATGCTGGCGGGAGAGGGGGCCGCGGTGGAGGCGGTCCGCCCGCTGCTGCGGCCGATGTGCCAGGAGACGTTCGTCTGCGGCACGGCACCCGGCGCCCTGCTGATGAAGCTGGCGGTGAACCTGTTCCTGATCACGATGGTCACCGGGCTGACCGAGGCGTACCACTTCGCCGACCGGCACGGCCTGGACCGGGAGCGGTTCCTCGCGGTGCTGGACGCGGGCCCGATGGCCAGCGGCGTCTCCCGGATGAAGGCCCTGAAACTGAGGGAGCGCGACTTCGAAGCGCAGGCCGCTGCCGTGGACGTGCTCAAGAACAACCACCTCATCGCGGAGGCGGCACGGACGTCGGGACTGGCTTCACCGCTGCTCGACGTCTGCCACAGCCTCTTCGGGGAGACGGTGGCACTCGGGCACGGCGCGTCCGACATGATCGCGGTGCTGCGGGCGATCGAGGGGCGCACCGAAGCGGAGCCGCCCCGCTGA
- a CDS encoding peptide MFS transporter, which produces MVSTPEAPETTRTFFGHPRGLSTLFLTEMWERFSYYGMRALLAVYLAAPKSEGGLGFPDNTAIAIFSVYLSMVYLLTLPGGWVSDRFLGPRKAVTVACVIIMIGHFLLAVPTEGFFFAGLFFVAIGSGLVKANISTMVGHLYVGPLEWRRDSAFTIFYMGINLGAFFAPLVIGTIGQKVGYHLGFAVAGVGMALGLVQYLLGRRWLSPHSDVVPSPMDAAHRRAMVRKGLLWLLVPVAVYTVLGLSGHYTLNWVIVPLTVLGLVFPAWTLMRIRRDPELTPAEQQRMTAYVWLFVAAAVFWMIYDQGGSTLNLFAEKNTDTVVAGIDFPSSWFQSLNPLFIMALGPVFAWLWQWLAARDKEPSTPVKFGLGLILVGLSFAVFLPALTAASGGSPVSPMWLAVIYLVQTVGELCLSPVGLSVTTKLAPEKYGSQMMGVWFLAVTAGDCVTSLASLAGANLDGRPFVVVEVAVAVAVGALILAFREQIARRFVGHH; this is translated from the coding sequence GTGGTCAGTACGCCCGAGGCTCCCGAAACCACCCGTACATTCTTCGGACACCCCAGGGGTCTGTCCACGCTCTTCCTCACCGAGATGTGGGAGCGCTTCAGCTACTACGGCATGCGGGCCCTGCTCGCCGTCTATCTCGCCGCGCCCAAGAGCGAGGGCGGCCTCGGCTTCCCGGACAACACGGCCATCGCCATCTTCAGCGTCTACCTCTCGATGGTCTATCTGCTGACACTGCCGGGCGGTTGGGTGTCCGACCGGTTCCTCGGCCCGAGGAAGGCGGTGACGGTCGCCTGCGTGATCATCATGATCGGGCACTTCCTCCTGGCCGTCCCCACCGAGGGCTTCTTCTTCGCCGGGCTGTTCTTCGTGGCCATCGGGTCCGGCCTGGTCAAGGCCAACATCTCGACCATGGTCGGCCATCTCTACGTGGGCCCGCTGGAATGGCGCCGCGACAGCGCCTTCACCATCTTCTACATGGGCATCAATCTGGGTGCCTTCTTCGCTCCGCTGGTGATCGGCACCATCGGCCAGAAGGTCGGTTACCACCTCGGGTTCGCGGTCGCCGGCGTCGGCATGGCCCTGGGACTGGTGCAGTACCTCCTCGGGCGGCGCTGGCTGAGCCCCCACAGCGACGTCGTGCCCTCGCCCATGGACGCGGCACACCGCAGGGCCATGGTGAGGAAGGGACTCCTGTGGCTCCTGGTGCCCGTCGCCGTCTACACGGTCCTCGGCCTCTCCGGCCACTACACGCTGAACTGGGTCATCGTCCCGCTCACCGTCCTCGGCCTGGTGTTCCCCGCCTGGACGCTGATGCGCATCAGAAGGGACCCGGAGCTCACGCCGGCGGAACAGCAGCGGATGACCGCCTACGTCTGGCTGTTCGTGGCGGCGGCGGTCTTCTGGATGATCTACGACCAGGGCGGCTCGACGCTCAACCTCTTCGCCGAGAAGAACACCGACACCGTGGTCGCGGGCATCGACTTCCCGTCCAGCTGGTTCCAGTCGCTGAACCCGCTGTTCATCATGGCCCTCGGACCCGTCTTCGCCTGGCTCTGGCAGTGGCTCGCCGCGCGGGACAAGGAGCCCTCCACGCCGGTCAAGTTCGGTCTCGGCCTCATCCTGGTCGGACTGTCCTTCGCCGTCTTCCTGCCGGCCCTCACGGCCGCCTCGGGCGGCTCCCCGGTCTCCCCCATGTGGCTGGCCGTCATCTATCTCGTGCAGACCGTGGGCGAGTTGTGCCTTTCCCCCGTCGGTCTCTCGGTGACCACCAAGCTCGCACCGGAGAAGTACGGCAGTCAGATGATGGGCGTGTGGTTCCTCGCGGTGACCGCGGGGGACTGTGTGACGTCGCTGGCCTCGCTGGCCGGGGCGAACCTGGACGGGCGGCCGTTCGTCGTCGTCGAGGTGGCGGTCGCGGTGGCCGTGGGCGCGCTCATCCTGGCCTTCCGCGAGCAGATCGCCCGGCGGTTCGTCGGGCACCACTGA
- a CDS encoding PadR family transcriptional regulator, which translates to MALEHAILVSLLEKPGSGYELARRFERSIGYFWTATHQQIYRVLKRMEGDGLLEAREVAQQGRPDKKEYSVAGPGRTALSQWLHEPVEPESIRHELAVKIRGAAFDDPAALVSEVERHRETHRDRLAHYLSGERRDFTGPEAHLPLDAGQELQHVVLRGGIAYERMTIAWLDDVLATLHRLGAAPPGT; encoded by the coding sequence ATGGCGCTCGAACACGCGATCCTCGTCTCCCTGCTGGAGAAGCCCGGCTCCGGCTATGAGCTCGCGCGCCGGTTCGAGCGGTCCATCGGGTACTTCTGGACCGCGACCCACCAGCAGATCTACCGCGTCCTCAAGCGCATGGAGGGCGACGGCCTGCTGGAGGCCCGCGAAGTGGCCCAGCAGGGCCGGCCGGACAAGAAGGAGTACTCCGTCGCCGGTCCCGGCCGCACCGCCCTCTCGCAGTGGCTGCACGAGCCGGTCGAACCCGAGAGCATCCGGCACGAACTCGCCGTGAAGATCCGGGGAGCCGCCTTCGACGACCCGGCGGCGCTGGTCTCCGAGGTCGAGCGGCACCGCGAGACCCACCGCGACCGGCTCGCGCACTACCTCTCGGGGGAGCGGCGGGACTTCACCGGGCCCGAAGCGCACCTGCCGCTCGACGCCGGGCAGGAGCTCCAGCACGTCGTGCTGCGCGGCGGCATCGCCTACGAGCGGATGACCATCGCCTGGCTCGACGACGTCCTCGCCACCCTCCACCGGCTCGGCGCCGCACCTCCGGGCACCTGA
- a CDS encoding MFS transporter codes for MVERTGGTAGTDRGGAGGARLGYPAAAAVFAIGMAGTTLPTPLYGLYQEQIGFSELMVTVVFAVYAIAVITALLVAGNYSDVVGRRPVLLAAMGFSAASACCFLLETGLPLLFAGRLLSGFAAGLLSGAATAAVIELAAPGKKARAAFAATAANMGGLGCGPLLSGLLAEYAPWPLHLVFWVHLGLIAVACVLTWLLPETVEDPRRWPRLSPQGISVPPGVKGVFVPASVAAFAGFALLGLFTAVAPSFVARTLDVHNLAVSGAVVFSVFLASTIGQSLTPKVGAVRALPVGCAVLVGGLLLVASSLLAESLPLLVLGALFGGTGQGLAFRAALTLVSGAAPPDHRGGTISAFFVVAYAGISLPVVGVGALAMGLGLRTAGLVFAGCVTVVAACAGAYAALHPPVRG; via the coding sequence ATGGTCGAGCGCACGGGCGGGACAGCCGGGACGGACCGCGGCGGAGCCGGCGGGGCACGGCTGGGATATCCGGCGGCTGCGGCCGTGTTCGCGATCGGCATGGCCGGGACGACGCTCCCCACCCCGCTGTACGGGCTCTACCAGGAACAGATCGGCTTCTCCGAGCTGATGGTGACGGTCGTCTTCGCCGTGTACGCGATCGCCGTCATCACCGCCCTGCTGGTCGCCGGCAACTACTCCGACGTCGTCGGGCGCCGGCCCGTGCTGCTGGCCGCCATGGGCTTCTCGGCCGCCAGCGCCTGCTGCTTCCTGCTGGAGACCGGTCTGCCGCTGCTGTTCGCGGGACGTTTGCTGTCCGGCTTCGCGGCCGGGCTCCTCAGCGGCGCCGCGACCGCCGCCGTCATCGAACTCGCCGCGCCCGGGAAGAAGGCGCGCGCCGCCTTCGCGGCCACCGCCGCGAACATGGGCGGCCTGGGCTGCGGACCGCTGCTGTCCGGGCTGCTCGCGGAGTACGCGCCCTGGCCGCTGCACCTGGTCTTCTGGGTGCACCTGGGCCTGATCGCGGTGGCCTGCGTACTGACGTGGCTGCTGCCCGAGACGGTCGAGGACCCGCGGCGATGGCCACGGCTGAGCCCGCAGGGGATCTCCGTACCGCCCGGGGTGAAAGGCGTCTTCGTGCCCGCGTCCGTCGCGGCGTTCGCCGGCTTCGCCCTGCTCGGGCTGTTCACGGCGGTGGCGCCCAGCTTCGTGGCGCGGACCCTGGACGTGCACAACCTCGCCGTGTCCGGAGCCGTCGTGTTCTCCGTGTTCCTGGCCTCGACCATCGGCCAGTCGCTGACGCCGAAGGTCGGCGCCGTCCGTGCGCTCCCCGTCGGCTGCGCAGTCCTCGTCGGCGGACTGCTGCTGGTGGCCTCGTCCCTGCTCGCCGAGTCCCTGCCCCTGCTCGTCCTGGGCGCCCTCTTCGGCGGCACCGGCCAGGGCCTCGCCTTCCGGGCCGCCCTCACCCTGGTCAGCGGCGCGGCGCCGCCGGATCACCGGGGCGGCACCATTTCGGCGTTCTTCGTCGTCGCGTACGCCGGCATCTCGCTCCCCGTGGTGGGCGTCGGCGCGCTGGCGATGGGGCTGGGCCTGCGCACGGCGGGTCTGGTCTTCGCCGGCTGCGTCACGGTGGTCGCCGCCTGCGCGGGCGCGTACGCGGCACTCCACCCGCCGGTACGCGGCTGA
- a CDS encoding GNAT family N-acetyltransferase: MTSVIVDSAVPPAPCGRGRVGPGAATRLPGTGGWCVEGVRPGDGHALHDLFARCSPETVRLRFFGYLRELPREYADSVLACRPEEHDAVLVHQGDRRRPAGLASLAAPAEAAPGGAAVLGVLVADACQGWGLGAAMVDELLVRARRRGVERVSASVLPGRSRLLDALARHLEPESSSLDRDGLTGVYRLRPHGR; the protein is encoded by the coding sequence ATGACGAGTGTCATAGTGGATTCCGCGGTACCTCCTGCCCCTTGCGGTCGTGGTCGGGTCGGGCCCGGTGCGGCGACCCGGCTCCCAGGCACCGGGGGGTGGTGCGTCGAGGGCGTACGGCCCGGTGACGGGCATGCCCTGCACGACCTGTTCGCCCGATGCTCACCCGAGACGGTCCGCCTGCGCTTCTTCGGGTACCTGCGCGAGCTCCCGCGCGAGTACGCCGACAGCGTGCTGGCCTGCCGGCCGGAAGAGCACGACGCGGTCCTGGTCCACCAGGGCGACCGCCGGCGTCCCGCCGGTCTCGCGAGTCTCGCCGCCCCCGCCGAAGCAGCTCCCGGAGGCGCGGCCGTGCTCGGGGTGCTCGTCGCCGACGCCTGCCAGGGTTGGGGCCTGGGCGCGGCCATGGTCGACGAACTCCTCGTCCGGGCCCGGAGACGCGGCGTCGAACGGGTGTCGGCGTCCGTCCTGCCGGGCCGCTCCCGGCTCCTGGACGCGCTGGCGCGCCACCTCGAGCCCGAGAGTTCGTCCCTCGACCGGGACGGTCTGACCGGCGTCTATAGGCTGAGACCGCACGGGCGCTGA
- a CDS encoding DUF429 domain-containing protein: protein MGDAVRVLGVDACPGGWVAVALSDGRFDGARFGTGLRALVGGAGHGEATDDARVVAVDIPLGLLDTGWRRADADAAALLGRLRGSVFRVPPRAVWQEEGYEAANRRCRELTGAGLSRQSWGLAAKLREANACLADAGGDRLREVHPEVSFRALAGGRPLSYRKKSWAGQMTRRSLLEDAGIVLPGDLGDAGAVPPDDVLDAAAAAWSADRIARGRARSLPDPPEPGDGGRPIAIWY from the coding sequence ATGGGTGACGCGGTGAGGGTCCTCGGGGTCGACGCCTGCCCGGGCGGGTGGGTCGCGGTCGCGCTCAGCGACGGGCGGTTCGACGGTGCGCGCTTCGGCACGGGCCTGCGTGCGCTGGTGGGCGGCGCGGGGCACGGCGAGGCGACGGATGACGCGCGTGTCGTGGCCGTGGACATTCCGCTGGGGCTCCTGGACACGGGGTGGCGGCGCGCCGACGCGGACGCCGCCGCCCTGCTGGGGAGGCTGCGCGGCAGTGTGTTCCGGGTACCGCCGCGTGCGGTGTGGCAGGAGGAGGGGTACGAGGCGGCGAACCGCCGTTGCCGGGAACTGACCGGCGCCGGGCTGAGCCGGCAGAGCTGGGGCCTGGCCGCCAAACTGCGCGAGGCGAACGCGTGTCTGGCCGACGCCGGGGGCGACCGTCTCCGCGAGGTGCATCCGGAGGTGTCGTTCCGGGCGCTTGCGGGTGGGCGCCCGCTGTCGTACCGCAAGAAGAGCTGGGCGGGGCAGATGACACGTCGCTCGCTCCTCGAGGACGCGGGCATCGTGCTCCCCGGTGACCTCGGCGACGCGGGGGCCGTGCCTCCGGACGATGTGCTGGACGCTGCCGCCGCCGCCTGGAGCGCCGACCGGATCGCCCGGGGCCGGGCCCGCAGCCTGCCGGACCCTCCGGAGCCCGGCGACGGGGGCCGCCCGATCGCCATCTGGTACTGA
- a CDS encoding lamin tail domain-containing protein, with product MSASRITRRIVATALASGALLAAAALPATAADHDRHNGFRSTVVIGQVQYDSPGRDDHSNRSLNAEWVEVRNTGRHAVNLRGYTLSDRDGNRYRFDHLRLNGRSSVRVHTGIGRDTRTDVYQDRRNYIWDNRDTATLRNDHGRTIDTKSWGRFGHRH from the coding sequence ATGTCTGCTTCCCGCATCACCCGCCGCATCGTCGCCACCGCACTCGCCTCCGGCGCACTGCTCGCGGCGGCCGCGCTGCCGGCGACCGCGGCCGACCACGACCGGCACAACGGCTTCCGGTCGACGGTCGTCATCGGACAGGTCCAGTACGACAGCCCCGGACGCGACGACCACTCCAACCGCAGCCTCAACGCCGAATGGGTCGAGGTCCGCAACACCGGCCGACACGCGGTCAACCTCCGCGGCTACACCCTCAGCGACCGCGACGGCAACCGCTACCGCTTCGACCACCTCCGCCTCAACGGACGCTCCAGCGTCCGCGTCCACACCGGCATCGGCCGCGACACCCGCACCGACGTCTACCAGGACCGCCGCAACTACATCTGGGACAACCGCGACACCGCCACCCTCCGCAACGACCACGGCCGCACCATCGACACCAAGTCCTGGGGCCGCTTCGGACACCGCCACTGA
- a CDS encoding TetR/AcrR family transcriptional regulator has product MEGSGRGPRERMVFSAAQLIRRDGVTATGMRDVAAHAAAPRGSLQHYFPGGKEQLVNEAVAWAGRYAAGRVDRFLAGMAHPTPGGLFAAMVRQWTDEYEKHGFDTGCPVAAATVDCTASTESTRTAAADAFACWNRPLARALGTMGVPAGRTEALATLMIGALEGAILIARAERDVRALTCVARELGPLLDGCATDEPSGPGEPSEP; this is encoded by the coding sequence ATGGAGGGTTCCGGGCGGGGACCGCGGGAGCGGATGGTCTTCAGCGCTGCCCAGCTCATCCGGCGCGACGGTGTCACGGCGACGGGGATGCGGGACGTGGCCGCCCACGCCGCGGCGCCGCGCGGCTCGCTCCAGCACTACTTCCCGGGAGGGAAGGAGCAACTGGTCAACGAGGCGGTCGCATGGGCGGGCCGGTACGCGGCCGGGCGCGTGGACCGCTTCCTCGCCGGGATGGCCCACCCCACGCCGGGAGGGCTGTTCGCCGCCATGGTGCGCCAGTGGACCGACGAGTACGAGAAGCACGGCTTCGACACGGGCTGTCCCGTCGCCGCCGCGACGGTGGACTGCACGGCCTCCACCGAGTCCACACGCACCGCGGCCGCCGACGCCTTCGCCTGCTGGAACCGTCCGCTGGCCCGCGCCCTCGGCACGATGGGGGTGCCGGCCGGCCGTACCGAGGCGCTCGCCACCCTCATGATCGGCGCCCTGGAGGGCGCGATCCTCATCGCCCGCGCGGAACGCGACGTGCGCGCCCTGACGTGCGTGGCGCGGGAACTCGGCCCGCTGCTCGACGGCTGCGCCACCGATGAGCCGTCGGGACCGGGGGAGCCGTCGGAGCCGTGA
- a CDS encoding aldo/keto reductase: protein MSTTASRPADASGSFALGGDLTVNRLGFGAMRLTGPGIWGEPEDPDEAVRVLRRAVDLGVDFIDTADSYGPFVSERLIREALHPYPDGLVIATKAGLARSGPDGWSPLGRPEYLRQQLELSLRHLGVERIDLYQLHRIDPKVPTADQLGELELLRQEGKIRHIGLSEVTVDQLEEARAYADVVSVQNLYNLADRGAEDVVRYAESRNIAFIPWFPIATGELARPGGPLDTAARRHGATPAQLALAWLLRRSPVMLPIPGTSSVAHLEENVRAAEIDLTDDEFEELAKAV from the coding sequence ATGAGCACCACAGCCTCCCGCCCGGCCGACGCATCCGGCAGCTTCGCCCTCGGCGGCGACCTGACCGTCAACCGCCTCGGATTCGGAGCCATGCGGCTCACCGGGCCCGGCATCTGGGGCGAACCCGAGGACCCCGACGAGGCCGTGCGCGTGCTGCGCCGCGCCGTCGATCTGGGCGTCGACTTCATCGACACGGCCGACTCCTACGGCCCCTTCGTCAGTGAGCGCCTGATCCGCGAGGCGCTCCATCCGTACCCGGACGGTCTCGTCATCGCCACCAAGGCCGGTCTGGCCCGCTCGGGACCGGACGGCTGGAGCCCGCTGGGCCGCCCCGAGTACCTCCGTCAGCAGCTCGAACTGAGCCTCCGCCACCTCGGCGTAGAACGGATCGACCTGTACCAGCTGCACCGCATCGACCCGAAGGTGCCGACGGCCGACCAGCTGGGCGAACTGGAACTCCTCCGCCAGGAGGGCAAGATCCGCCACATCGGCCTCTCCGAGGTGACCGTCGACCAGCTCGAGGAGGCCCGCGCGTACGCGGACGTCGTCTCCGTGCAGAACCTGTACAACCTCGCCGACCGCGGCGCCGAGGACGTCGTCCGCTACGCGGAGTCCCGGAACATCGCCTTCATCCCGTGGTTCCCCATCGCCACGGGCGAACTCGCGCGCCCCGGCGGACCTCTCGACACCGCCGCCCGGCGGCACGGGGCCACTCCCGCGCAGCTGGCCCTGGCCTGGCTGCTGCGCCGCTCCCCGGTCATGCTCCCCATCCCCGGCACGTCGAGCGTCGCGCACCTCGAGGAGAACGTCCGGGCGGCGGAGATCGACCTGACCGACGACGAGTTCGAGGAACTCGCCAAGGCCGTCTGA